The nucleotide window TAATTTATCCTTAGATGTATTGAGCAAACGAACGGATGGCTACCATGATGTGCGAATGATTATGACAACGATTGACTTGGCAGATCGTGTAGAGCTAACAGAGCTGTCAGAAGATAGGATTGAAATTGTTTCACATAACCGTTATGTTCCTGATGATCAAAGAAATTTGGCATATCAAGCTGCTAAATTAATTAAAGAACGTTACCGTGTAGATAAAGGTGTTTCGATTGCAATTGAGAAAACTATTCCTGTTGCAGCAGGTTTAGCTGGCGGAAGCAGTGATGCAGCTGCAACCTTGCGAGGGTTGAATCAGCTTTGGAAGCTGGGACTGTCTGTTGATGAACTGGCAGAGATAGGCGCGGAAATTGGATCGGATGTTTCGTTTTGTGTATATGGTGGAACAGCTATCGCGACAGGTAGAGGAGAAAGAATTGAGCATATTCCAGCGCCTCCACCTTGTTGGGTTATTTTAGCTAAACCTAAAATCGGTGTATCAACAGCGGATGTATACCGAAATTTAAAAGTAGATCGTATTCAACATCCCAATGTAGATGACATGATTCAAAGTATCCGTGAAGGAGACTATGACGGAATTTGCAGCTCTGTGGGAAATGTACTTGAGGAAGTTACGTTCCGTATGCACCCTGAGGTACAGCATATTAAGGAACAGATGAAGCGCTTTGGAGCGGATGCAGTGTTAATGAGTGGTAGCGGTCCAACTGTTTTTGGGCTTGTTCGTTATGATTCACGCATGCAGCGTATCTATAATGGGCTAAAAGGTTTTTGTGAACACGTGTATGCAGTTCGCATGCTTGGTGAGCGAGAAAAACTTGAATAAAGACGTATAATGGGGTATGATTTATTTAGAATATTCGTGATTTGAGGTGAAGGTGTGAAAATTAGACGCAGTACTCGACTGGTCGACATGA belongs to Ectobacillus sp. JY-23 and includes:
- the ispE gene encoding 4-(cytidine 5'-diphospho)-2-C-methyl-D-erythritol kinase; translated protein: MKLLVKAPAKINLSLDVLSKRTDGYHDVRMIMTTIDLADRVELTELSEDRIEIVSHNRYVPDDQRNLAYQAAKLIKERYRVDKGVSIAIEKTIPVAAGLAGGSSDAAATLRGLNQLWKLGLSVDELAEIGAEIGSDVSFCVYGGTAIATGRGERIEHIPAPPPCWVILAKPKIGVSTADVYRNLKVDRIQHPNVDDMIQSIREGDYDGICSSVGNVLEEVTFRMHPEVQHIKEQMKRFGADAVLMSGSGPTVFGLVRYDSRMQRIYNGLKGFCEHVYAVRMLGEREKLE